Proteins co-encoded in one Amaranthus tricolor cultivar Red isolate AtriRed21 chromosome 7, ASM2621246v1, whole genome shotgun sequence genomic window:
- the LOC130818670 gene encoding uncharacterized protein LOC130818670 — protein sequence MCVDFTDLNRACPKDDYPLPKIDRLVDSTAGHALLSFMDANAGYHQIQLAPEDQTHTAFITSMGVYCYKVMPFGLKNAGATYQRMVNKVFQSQIGRNLEVCVDDMITKSKHATQHAANLRETFNTLRKHQMKLNPDKCVFGVTGGKCLGFLVDEQGIEANPDKIQAIQNMRSPTSVKEVQKLTGCIAALGRFLSKSADKCLPFFKTIKQQKFEWTAEAEESFRQLKEHLSALPKLVSPINGEKLVLYVSVSEYSLSGVLVAEREKKQLPIYYVSHAFRGSEGNYCEVGKVIFAIVMASRKLKPYFQSNPIIVRTDQPLKKILEGKNKSSRVTDWANQLADFGIEYEPRTAIKAQALADFIAESTSPPPAELNREWNLYVDGSSTQSASGAGLLIVSSAGVRMERAVRFEFAASNNEAEYEALLMGLKICYEAGAKELAAFSDSQLIVGQVNGEFEAKDDSMKMYLQQMKDFIPKFDKFTLEHIPRSQNAQADSLAKLVSSADTSAACDIIWEVLPNPSINFMINTIDRSETWMGPYIKYLQDQTLPQDENQAKMLQKKAKWFELHEGTLYKKSYTHPLLKCVAPEEGNYILREIHEGGCGIHQGVRTVISKVLRSGYYWPSPRKDAEELILRCPECQYHSKIGRKPSNYLTVLQAVLPFDKWGMDLLGPFPPAKGQRKFIIVAIDYFTKYVEAEALSSITDKQVCQFLWRNIITRYGIPRVIITDNGRQFVSKNTIEYCDKFHIQIRFSSVSRPQTNGQVESANKEILNGIKKKI from the coding sequence ATGTGTGTCGATTTCACGGATTTGAATAGAGCCTGCCCCAAGGACGACTATCCACTTCCCAAAATAGATCGCCTGGTGGACTCCACAGCAGGCCATGCGCTACTAAGTttcatggatgccaatgccGGATATCACCAGATTCAATTGGCGCCGGAGGACCAAACacacacggccttcattactAGCATGGGTGTCTACTGCTACAAAGTCATGCCCTTCGGGTTAAAAAATGCTGGAGCCACCTATCAAAGGATGGTAAACAAGGTtttccaatctcagattggacgAAATTTAGAGGTATGCGTGGATGACATGATAACAAAAAGCAAGCACGCAACTCAGCACGCTGCGAATTTGCGTGAAACGTTCAATACCCTCCGTAAACACCAGATGAAGCTCAATCCGGACAAGTGCGTGTTCGGGGTCACCGGAGGAAAATGTCTCGGCTTCTTGGTAGACGAACAGGGCATCGAGGCAAATCCAGATAAGATTCAGGCCATTCAAAACATGAGATCCCCCACCTCCGTAAAAGAAGTGCAAAAGCTTACGGGGTGTATAGCCGCACTAGGAAGATTCCTTTCAAAGTCAGCAGACAAATGCTTGCCTTTCTTCAAAACGATAAAGCAACAGAAATTCGAATGGACCGCGGAAGCAGAAGAGTCTTTCCGTCAGCTCAAGGAGCACTTATCGGccttgccaaaactagtttcgcccATCAACGGGGAAAAGCTAGTCTTATATGTCTCTGTCTCCGAATACTCGTTATCCGGAGTGCTTGTGgcggaaagagaaaagaagcagCTCCCAATATACTATGTGAGTCATGCATTCCGCGGCTCAGAAGGGAACTATTGCGAAGTGGGAAAGGTCATATTTGCGATAGTGATGGCCAGCAGGAAATTGAAGCCATACTTTCAGTCCAACCCGATCATTgtccggactgatcaacctttaAAAAAGATCCTTGAGGGGAAAAACAAGTCGAGCCGTgtcacagattgggcaaaccagctagcAGATTTCGGCATCGAGTACGAGCCTCGAACGGCAATTAAAGCACAAGCCTTGGCTGACTTTATTGCTGAAAGCACTTCCCCCCCTCCTGCTGAACTTAATCGAGAATGGAATTTGTATGTAGACGGGTCTTCAACACAATCGGCGAGTGGGGCCGGGCTCCTCATTGTgtcttccgccggggtccgcatggaaagggcggtcagaTTTGAGTTCGCGGCATCCAACAATGAGGCCGAGTATGAAGCATTACTAATGGGGCTGAAAATCTGCTACGAGGCAGGGGCTAAAGAATTGGCCGCATTCTCGGATTCCCAATTGATAGTGGGGCAAGTAAACGGGGAATTCGAGGCtaaagatgatagcatgaaaATGTATCTGCAGCAAATGAAAGACTTTATTCCAAAGTTTGACAAGTTCACGTTGGAGCACATTCCACGATCCCAAAATGCCCAGGCTGATTCCCTAGCAAAACTTGTCAGCTCCGCAGATACTTCCGCGGCTTGTGATATAATTTGGGAAGTGCTCCCCaaccccagcatcaacttcatgaTCAACACCATCGACAGATCTGAAACATGGATGGGGCCATACATTAAGTACTTGCAAGATCAAACGCTCCCCCAGGACGAGAATCAGGCCAAAATGCTCCAGAAGAAGGCCAAATGGTTCGAACTTCATGAAGGAACGCTTTATAAAAAGTCATACACACATCCCCTCCTGAAATGTGTtgctcctgaagaaggaaactatatcctacgcgaaatacacgaaggcggATGCGGAATACACCAGGGAGTGCGAACGGTCATTAGCAAAGTCCTTAGAAGTGGTTATTATTGGCCTTCACCCCGGAAAGACGCGGAAGAGTTGATCCTACGGTGTCCTGAATGTCAGTATCACTCAAAGATAGGGAGGAAACCCTCTAATTACTTGACCGTCTTGCAAGCCGTTCTGCCATTCGACAAGTGGGGTATGGATCTCCTTGGCCCTTTTCCACCAGCAAAGGGGCAGCGCAAGTTCATCATTGTGGCTATTGATTACTTCACTAAGTACGTAGAAGCAGAGGCTCTTAGTTCGATCACAGACAAGCAAGTCTGTCAGTTTTTATGGCGGAACATCATCACAAGATACGGCATACCGAGGGTGATCATTACGGATAATGGAAGGCAATTTGTCAGCAAGAACACCATTGAGTATTGCGACAAATTCCACATCCAAATCAGATTTAGTTCTGTGTCCAGGCCGCAAACTAACGGTCAAGTCGAGTCCGCCAACAAGGAGATACTAAATggtatcaaaaagaagatataa
- the LOC130817567 gene encoding protein VTE6, chloroplastic isoform X1, with product MALTLAFLTPATFSTSISTFATQQIKPNFSFFSTINLNPTKNYNKSKQMYPNLSYKPTKMSEFLTAKASPNDLIGSISNAINLVQSNPTTWQSAILSNIVIFVLGTPILISGLSISGIVAAFLLATLTWRSFGPPGFLLVAIYFVLGTAATKVKMAQKEAQGIAEKKKGRRGPGSVIGSSAAGCVCALLSIYGIGGKTLSQLWQLGFVASFCTKLSDTVSSEIGKAYGKTTYLVTTFKIVPRGTEGAVSVEGTIAGLLAAVLLAFVGCLTDQIKATEAVICVLASQIANFGESIIGASLQDKEGFQWLNNDAVNVINISMGSTLAILLQQVLARNWL from the exons ATGGCTTTAACGTTGGCTTTCCTCACACCTGCGACATTTTCTACCTCCATTTCAACCTTTGCAACTCAACAAATCAAACCCAATTTTTCGTTCTTTTCAACAATTAATCTAAATCCCAccaaaaactacaacaaaagcAAGCAAATGTACCCTAATTTATCTTACAAACCCACCAAAATGTCTGAATTTCTCACAGCAAAAGCATCTCCAAATGACCTAATTGGATCTATTTCAAATGCAATTAACCTCGTACAATCCAATCCTACCACGTGGCAATCAGCCATCTTGTCTAATATAGTGATTTTTGTTCTGGGTACTCCAATTTTGATCTCAGGACTTTCGATATCCGGCATTGTTGCTGCCTTCTTGTTGGCTACTCTTACATGGCGCTCTTTTGGCCCTCCTGGGTTTCTTCTTGTTGCCATTTATTTTGTTCTT GGAACTGCTGCTACAAAGGTCAAGATGGCACAAAAGGAGGCTCAAGGGATTGCAGAGAAGAAGAAAGGAAGAAGAGGACCAGGTAGTGTTATTGGTTCTAGTGCAGCAGGTTGTGTATGCGCACTACTTTCAATATATGGAATAGGGGGAAAGACACTTTCTCAGCTATGGCAACTCGGTTTTGTTGCTAGCTTCTGCACGAAATTGAGTGATACTGTTTCAAGTGAGATAGGGAAGGCATATGGAAAAACTAC GTACCTAGTCACAACATTCAAAATTGTTCCAAGAGGGACTGAGGGTGCTGTAAGTGTTGAGGGAACCATTGCTGGGCTTCTGGCTGCCGTTCTCCTTGCCTTTGTTGGTTGTCTTACTGACCAG ATAAAGGCAACTGAAGCCGTTATCTGTGTATTAGCATCTCAAATTGCTAATTTTGGTGAAAGTATAATCGGTGCTTCATTGCAAGATAAGGAAGGATTTCAATGG CTTAATAATGATGCCGTCAACGTCATTAATATATCCATGGGTAGCACTTTGGCTATCCTGTTGCAGCAAGTTCTGGCTCGTAACTGGCTATG A
- the LOC130817568 gene encoding 50S ribosomal protein L13, chloroplastic, with the protein MAMMAFASSLTVQSTWTQKPMFNTNSNKSPLLGLSRSSTTFIPKASTKSKSHAELWEEFKKSRKEVIHIPVDQRWMFTLEEAVGPDIWNKTWYPKAADHVNTDKPWYVVDATDLILGRLASTIAVHIRGKNLATYTPSVDMGAFVIVVNAEKVAVSGKKRTQKLYRRHSGRPGGLTEETFDQLQKRIPERIIEHAVRGMLPKGRLGRQLFNHLKVYKGPDHPHQAQQPVPLPIRDKKIRKEN; encoded by the exons ATGGCGATGATGGCATTTGCTTCGTCTCTAACGGTTCAATCAACATGGACTCAAAAACCCATGTTCAACACCAATTCAAACAAATCTCCTCTTCTGGGACTTTCTCGTTCATCAACAACATTCATCCCCAAAGCATCAACTAAATCTAAATCACATGCAGAACTATGGGAAGAATTCAAAAAATCCCGCAAAGAAGTCATTCATATTCCTGTAGACCAGCGCTGGATGTTTACTCTTGAAGAAGCAGTCGGCcct GatatttggaacaaaacatgGTACCCTAAAGCTGCTGACCATGTTAATACCGATAAGCCATGGTATGTTGTTGATGCCACAGATCTGATTCTTGGGAGGTTGGCATCAACTATAGCAGTGCATATCCGTGGGAAAAATTTGGCTACGTATACTCCAAGTGTCGACATGGGAGCCTTTGTGATTGTG GTTAATGCTGAAAAAGTTGCTGTATCAGGTAAAAAGAGGACACAAAAGTTATACAGGAGGCATTCAGGAAGGCCAGGTGGTTTGACGGAGGAAACTTTTGATCAACTTCAGAAAAGAATACCCGAGAGAATTATTGAACATGCAGTTCGTGGCATGCTTCCTAAAGGAAGA CTCGGCCGGCAGTTGTTCAATCATCTTAAAGTATACAAAGGACCAGACCATCCACACCAAGCTCAGCAACCTGTCCCTCTACCGATCAGAGACAAGAAAATCCGTAAGGAGAACTGA
- the LOC130817567 gene encoding protein VTE6, chloroplastic isoform X2, translated as MALTLAFLTPATFSTSISTFATQQIKPNFSFFSTINLNPTKNYNKSKQMYPNLSYKPTKMSEFLTAKASPNDLIGSISNAINLVQSNPTTWQSAILSNIVIFVLGTPILISGLSISGIVAAFLLATLTWRSFGPPGFLLVAIYFVLVKMAQKEAQGIAEKKKGRRGPGSVIGSSAAGCVCALLSIYGIGGKTLSQLWQLGFVASFCTKLSDTVSSEIGKAYGKTTYLVTTFKIVPRGTEGAVSVEGTIAGLLAAVLLAFVGCLTDQIKATEAVICVLASQIANFGESIIGASLQDKEGFQWLNNDAVNVINISMGSTLAILLQQVLARNWL; from the exons ATGGCTTTAACGTTGGCTTTCCTCACACCTGCGACATTTTCTACCTCCATTTCAACCTTTGCAACTCAACAAATCAAACCCAATTTTTCGTTCTTTTCAACAATTAATCTAAATCCCAccaaaaactacaacaaaagcAAGCAAATGTACCCTAATTTATCTTACAAACCCACCAAAATGTCTGAATTTCTCACAGCAAAAGCATCTCCAAATGACCTAATTGGATCTATTTCAAATGCAATTAACCTCGTACAATCCAATCCTACCACGTGGCAATCAGCCATCTTGTCTAATATAGTGATTTTTGTTCTGGGTACTCCAATTTTGATCTCAGGACTTTCGATATCCGGCATTGTTGCTGCCTTCTTGTTGGCTACTCTTACATGGCGCTCTTTTGGCCCTCCTGGGTTTCTTCTTGTTGCCATTTATTTTGTTCTT GTCAAGATGGCACAAAAGGAGGCTCAAGGGATTGCAGAGAAGAAGAAAGGAAGAAGAGGACCAGGTAGTGTTATTGGTTCTAGTGCAGCAGGTTGTGTATGCGCACTACTTTCAATATATGGAATAGGGGGAAAGACACTTTCTCAGCTATGGCAACTCGGTTTTGTTGCTAGCTTCTGCACGAAATTGAGTGATACTGTTTCAAGTGAGATAGGGAAGGCATATGGAAAAACTAC GTACCTAGTCACAACATTCAAAATTGTTCCAAGAGGGACTGAGGGTGCTGTAAGTGTTGAGGGAACCATTGCTGGGCTTCTGGCTGCCGTTCTCCTTGCCTTTGTTGGTTGTCTTACTGACCAG ATAAAGGCAACTGAAGCCGTTATCTGTGTATTAGCATCTCAAATTGCTAATTTTGGTGAAAGTATAATCGGTGCTTCATTGCAAGATAAGGAAGGATTTCAATGG CTTAATAATGATGCCGTCAACGTCATTAATATATCCATGGGTAGCACTTTGGCTATCCTGTTGCAGCAAGTTCTGGCTCGTAACTGGCTATG A
- the LOC130818671 gene encoding uncharacterized protein LOC130818671 — protein MLARNLTAAFSEQLRAVMNNNNPAPQQVLDDMADQIKNLRERIEPPNETPKSRESQDGNSEMSRSSKRNKRRRERPRTHASLGRSDPRDRESKTASQDARTYLESKKHKASESIQSLVDRRREERKRAQLVGSSHPASPVTMPRNEVEVKILPGDPTPIISPMAPEILNIPNPGKIKIPNMAAFDGTSCPEEHLMAYKNLMVLHTTNPSLWCKFFPTTLTGAALTWYTSLPQGSIHNFAQLKGKFLGHFIASRRQEKSNFHLLSVTQLEGESISFYLKKFHEAMLEVTDLEESVALNALINGMKAQRLKFQLVESQAHDPKRRKSDKKDVATPHQSSRNREEHQPRRERNHTPRRPAPPSDMGPPRSHHIYTAAGESRTRNLLDGGNDPMFNRNRRDIFFAVPDKLPTPPPTTTPSNRRNYNLWCDYHKEHSHTLAQCRELKRILYQLADEGKLSRFLNKRDYDTGGGANRRQWNQRRGSPKREEARREGSHTQGTINMIFGGYTEEYPTVRAAKDSVHTLLKRPTTTVTSGPVMKFDATTS, from the exons atgctagcacgaaacctcactgctgCGTTTTCCGAACAGCTCCGCGCCGTCATGAATAACAATAATCCTGCTCCACAACAAGTATTGGATGATATGgcagatcaaataaaaaatctgcGGGAACGGATCGAGCCCCCTAACGAGACACCCAAATCCCGCGAATCTCAGGATGGGAACTCGGAGATGTCACGTTCCAGCAAGAGAAACAAGAGGCGACGGGAGAGACCAAGGACTCACGCAAGCCTCGGCAGAAGTGATCCTAGAGACAGAGAGTCTAAAACCGCCTCTCAAGATGCCCGTACTTATTTAGAAAGCAAAAAGCATAAGGCATCCGAAAGCATCCAGTCGCTGGTGGATCGACGAAGGGAAGAGAGGAAGAGGGCGCAGCTGGTAGGATCTAGCCATCCAGCGAGTCCTGTAACCATGCCGCGGAACGAAGTTGAGGTCAAAATCCTCCCTGGAGATCCTACACCGATAATCTCTCCAATGGCTCCTGAAATACTAAACATTCCCAACCCGGggaaaataaaaatcccaaatatGGCAGCGTTTGACGGAACGTCATGCCCCGAAGAACACTTGATGGCGTACAAGAACTTGATGGTGCTGCACACTACCAATCCTTCCTTGTGGTGtaaattcttcccaactactcttacgGGAGCAGCCTTAacgtggtacacctcccttccaCAAGGAAGTATCCACAATTTTGCCCAACTAAAAGGCAAATTTCTGGGCCACTTTATAGCctcaagaaggcaggagaaatcaaacttccacctaCTAAGTGTCACTCAATTGGAAGGAGAATCCATATCCTTCTATCTGAAGAAATTCCATGAGGCGATGCTAGAGGTGACGGATTTAGAGGAATCAGTCGCCTTAAACGCCCTTATCaatggaatgaaggctcaaaggctcaAGTTCCAGTTGGTGGAAAGCCAG gcacatgaccccAAGAGGCGAAAGTCTGACAAGAAAGACGTCGCAACTCCCCACCAATCCTCGAGGAACAGAGAAGAGCACCAGCCCAGGAGGGAAAGAAATCACACGCCGCGTCGTCCCGCACCCCCTTCAGATATGGGACCCCCGCGTTCCCATCACATTTATACCGCGGCAGGGGAATCCAGAACACGCAATTTGTTAGACGGAGGAAACGACCCGATGTTTAATCGAAACAGAAGGGATATTTTCTTTGCCGTTCCCGACaagttgccaactccacctcccaCTACCACTCCTTCCAACAGGCGCAATTACAATTTGTGGTGTgactaccacaaagagcacAGCCATACCCTCGCCCAATGTCGCGAACTCAAGCGTATCTTGTATCAGCTGGCCGATGAAGGAAAGCTTTCCAGGTTCCTCAACAAGAGGGACTATGACACGGGAGGAGGAGCAAACAGAAGGCAGTGGAATCAAAGACGCGGATCCCCCAAGAGGGAAGAGGCAAGGCGCGAAGGTTCCCATACACAAGGGaccatcaacatgatttttggaggatATACCGAGGAATATCCTACCGTCCGCGCCGCGAAAGACAGTGTCCATACTCTGCTGAAAAGACCGACAACGACCGTGACCAGCGGGCCGGTCATGAAATTTGATGCCACGACCTCTTAA